One window of the Epinephelus moara isolate mb chromosome 24, YSFRI_EMoa_1.0, whole genome shotgun sequence genome contains the following:
- the LOC126386609 gene encoding zinc finger E-box-binding homeobox 2-like translates to MMTEESRGKRRKQANPRRNRVDAEQVSTLGSEGEDEVGLWSLEPQDCQESLDKTSLTPSEGTEEPGSPARSTRPHSLSPGSRNYWPQVEQEAEGADDATTASATDREGDQEPLRMYCKNSDSQNALEDLAHYEFLAQLRKASTSTSLLDHLNHNGTAAMYHTSSRHDELPPAIWSPGAQHRSPEGADAGRAQQACPFCHRMYQRGAPLRDHIKYCQEREGGHMVCPLCGYTATLRAQMERHLALHNQVQDKGVMSLDPSIETRKFKCLQCGKAFKYKHHLKEHLRIHSGEKPYECSNCKKRFSHSGSYSSHLSSKKCLSGGGNGGNGNAGGASGAFNGHSQSSYHHSFPTSPSAGGGRHNTDKGSPLASQTQDHTGPHGRTAEDPQQLSLQDPNHNPTGFPRASDLARLWDPSAELSLRASILKGTTLLPYLHSGTKFEQMLQEMLHREVKKDEEMDRGGAAMEERRVIYNGGGPDRKVSPDRRREAVRSGEGERGVLGVTCRWCSQLFPNVAVLLQHERYLCKMNREVVEVPEGLRSKDHHSPSLFFPRSALQPENSKPSELTNGLSGNKSPLQKPSWHSVPQQLLVAMHSPPQPHHDALSSRAFWSSQEKGSPSQPVNHSPELSSPRVRRRVPSSGFGSPVCLDLTSCPPELSSPQKQTGNPWSAQNEPLDLSLPKQLSDQEGRNKTVNGNSARGERTQQLSRPSPTSHLPLHHHPVYSGAGAPMFPGSLYNGFPIFNQSGLGLSGHDGIAGIPFGQPANGPGFLSPMAYMMDADAEATLKKIHQERQALMGEVLSRGALDYLSLMDEGLEGDGGPGRKRLKKTDEGLYACDICEKTFQKSSSLLRHKYEHTGKRPHECKICNKAFKHKHHLIEHSRLHSGEKPYQCDKCGKRFSHSGSYSQHMNHRYAYCSKDQDPDQDQEEMPLTPGVGSNLGGRLADETPLSMEDTQTAHSFLSDSSLDGAAEALKEEEEEEEEDKEAGVSDGHMEEAHASLSGAAEELRGNPIRGPTGENGVQDERNGYDVGNHIDSAERQFWGRDTEDQNGDLDKCELSLEITDLPRIKT, encoded by the exons tTGATGCTGAGCAAGTAAGTACACTGGGATCTGAGGGGGAGGATGAGGTGGGCCTGTGGAGCCTGGAGCCACAGGATTGCCAGGAGAGCCTGGACAAGACGAGCCTGACGCCTAGTGAGGGCACGGAGGAGCCCGGGAGCCCTGCTCGCTCCACGCGACCTCACAGCCTCAGCCCCGGCAGCAGGAACTACTGGCCACAGGTGGAACAGGAGGCTGAGGGCGCAGACGACGCCACCACTGCATCCGCCACTGACAGGGAGGGAGACCAAGAGCCATTGAGGATGTACT GTAAGAACTCAGACTCCCAGAATGCCTTGGAGGACCTGGCCCACTATGAATTTCTGGCCCAGTTGAGGAAGGCCTCTACGTCAACCAGCCTCTTGGACCACCTGAACCACAATGGCACGGCAGCGATGTACCACACGAGCAGCAGGCACGACGAGCTGCCACCTGCCATCTGGTCACCAGGAGCTCAGCACCGCTCACCTGAGGGAGCAG ACGCAGGGAGGGCCCAGCAGGCCTGTCCATTCTGCCACAGGATGTATCAGCGAGGAGCCCCTTTGAGGGACCACATCAAGTACTGtcaggagagggaggggggccACATGGTCTGTCCGCTCTGTGGATACACTGCCACCCTTAGGGCACAAATGGAGCGGCACCTGGCACTTCACAACCAAGTGCAGGACAAG GGTGTCATGAGTTTGGATCCTAGCATTGAGACCAGAAAGTTCAAATGTCTGCAGTGTGGGAAAGCGTTCAAGTACAAACACCACCTCAAAGAGCATCTCCGCATCCACAGCG GTGAGAAACCTTACGAGTGCTCCAACTGCAAGAAACGTTTCTCTCACTCCGGCTCCTACAGCTCCCACCTAAGCAGCAAAAAGTGCCTGAGTGGTGGAGGAAATGGAGGAAATGGAAACGCAGGAGGAGCCAGTGGTGCttttaatggacatagccaAAGCTCCTACCACCACTCATTTCCAACATCTCCCTCTGCAGGCGGGGGGAGACACAATACTGACAAGGGCTCTCCGTTGGCTTCACAAACCCAAGATCATACCGGGCCTCATGGTCGCACAGCAGAGGATCCTCAGCAGCTTTCACTGCAGGACCCGAACCACAACCCAACAGGCTTCCCCAGAGCGTCCGACCTGGCTCGGCTCTGGGACCCCTCAGCAGAGCTCTCGCTGAGGGCCAGTATACTGAAAGGGACCACCCTGCTGCCTTATCTGCACTCTGGGACCAAGTTTGAACAGATGCTGCAGGAGATGCTTCACAGGGAGGTGAAGAAAGATGAGGAGAtggacagaggaggagctgcAATGGAGGAAAGGAGGGTGATTTACAACGGAGGAGGCCCTGACAGGAAGGTGTCGCCTGACAGGAGAAGAGAGGCGGTGAGGTCAGGTGAAGGGGAGAGAGGTGTGCTTGGGGTGACGTGTCGCTGGTGCTCCCAGCTTTTCCCCAACGTGGCAGTGCTCCTGCAGCATGAACGCTACCTCTGTAAGATGAACCGAGAGGTGGTGGAGGTGCCCGAGGGTCTTCGCAGCAAAGACCACCACTCACCATCTTTATTCTTCCCCAGATCTGCTCTCCAACCAGAGAACAGCAAACCGAGTGAATTAACCAACGGCCTGTCTGGAAACAAATCACCACTGCAAAAGCCCAGCTGGCACTCTGTTCCGCAGCAGCTTTTGGTGGCAATGCACTCTCCCCCACAGCCCCACCATGACGCCCTGTCCTCACGAGCCTTCTGGTCCAGCCAGGAAAAGGGAAGCCCAAGCCAACCAGTCAACCACTCCCCAGAGCTGTCATCACCTCGAGTCAGACGAAGGGTTCCCTCTTCAGGGTTTGGTTCTCCAGTCTGCCTCGACCTCACCAGCTGTCCTCCTGAACTGTCCTCCCCTCAGAAACAGACCGGAAACCCCTGGTCTGCACAGAACGAACCTCTGGACCTCTCTCTGCCCAAGCAGCTCTCAGACCAAGAGGGGAGGAACAAAACTGTCAACGGCAACTCAGCTAGAGGAGAGAGGACCCAGCAGCTCAGCAGACCAAGTCCAACTTCACATCTGCCCCTTCACCACCACCCAGTCTACAGCGGGGCCGGAGCTCCGATGTTTCCAGGGTCCTTATATAATGGATTTCCTATCTTCAACCAGTCTGGTTTAGGGCTTTCAGGACATGACGGCATTGCGGGGATTCCATTCGGCCAGCCAGCTAACGGCCCAGGGTTTCTCTCTCCTATGGCTTACATGATGGATGCAGATGCAGAGGCGACACTGAAAAAGATTCACCAGGAGAGACAAGCTCTCATG GGTGAAGTGTTAAGCCGTGGAGCTCTGGACTACCTCTCTCTCATGGATGAAGGACTGGAGGGAGACGGAGGACCAGGGAGGAAAAGACTGAAGAAGACAGACGAGGGGCTTTACGCTTGTGACATTTGTGAAAAAACCTTTCAGAAGAGCAGCTCTCTGCTTCGACACAAATACGAGCACACAG GTAAGCGTCCTCATGAATGCAAGATCTGCAACAAGGCCTTCAAGCATAAGCACCACCTGATTGAGCACAGCCGGCTGCACTCTGGAGAGAAACCCTACCAATGTGACAAGTGCGGCAAGCGCTTCTCTCACTCCGGCTCGTACTCCCAGCACATGAACCACCGCTACGCCTACTGCAGCAAAGACCAGGATCCAGACCAAGACCAGGAGGAGATGCCTCTCACCCCAGGGGTTGGCAGCAATCTCGGGGGCCGCCTCGCCGACGAGACCCCTCTGTCCATGGAGGATACCCAAACTGCGCACTCCTTTCTCAGCGATTCCAGTCTGGATGGAGCTGCAGAGGCCctcaaggaggaggaggaggaagaggaggaggataaaGAGGCAGGAGTTAGTGATGGTCATATGGAAGAGGCACATGCGAGTTTGtcaggagcagcagaggagctgaGAGGCAACCCCATCCGAGGACCTACAGGAGAGAACGGAGTGCAGGATGAGAGAAATGGTTATGATGTGGGAAACCATATTGACAGTGCAGAGAGACAGTTCTGGGGCCGAGACACCGAGGACCAGAATGGAGACTTGGACAAATGTGAACTGAGCCTGGAAATAACAGATTTACCCAGAATAAAAACTTAA